One stretch of Gopherus flavomarginatus isolate rGopFla2 chromosome 2, rGopFla2.mat.asm, whole genome shotgun sequence DNA includes these proteins:
- the LOC127045909 gene encoding cyclin-dependent kinase 5 activator 1-like — translation MGTVLSLSPGSRKASLYEEGSSGSLAHYPGVPSAKGSGQKADKNLKRHSMFIPALTWKRLVASTKKKGSRGGGKGPAHNNNNNHPHAKDVALLNHENVKKSLSCANLASYDGGGPPLAPLSAKRISTTSVSSLKPGTCLGGGSSASPRRVVVQASTSELLKCLGEFLCRRCYRLKHLSPTEPILWLRSVDRSLLLQGWQDQAFITPVNVVFVYLLCREVIDGDLVSSEHNLQAALLTCLYLSYSYMGNEISYPLKPFLVEAAKDAFWDRCLRIINAMSGKMLRINADPHYFTQVFADLKNEGSTREDFARVLDR, via the coding sequence aTGGGCACCGTGCTGTCCCTGTCGCCGGGCTCCCGGAAGGCCAGCCTGTACGAGGAGGGCTCCTCCGGCTCGCTGGCGCACTACCCGGGCGTGCCGAGCGCCAAGGGCAGCGGGCAGAAGGCAGACAAGAACCTCAAGCGCCACTCCATGTTCATCCCGGCCTTGACCTGGAAGCGGCTGGTGGCCTCCACCAAGAAGAAAGGCtcccggggcggggggaaggggcccgcccacaataacaacaacaatcacCCCCACGCCAAGGACGTGGCCCTCCTCAACCACGAGAATGTCAAGAAGTCGCTGTCCTGCGCCAACCTTGCCAGCTATGACGGGGGCGGGCCGCCCCTGGCACCACTCAGCGCCAAGCGCATCTCCACCACTTCCGTCTCCTCCCTCAAGCCAGGCACCTGCCTGGGCGGGGGCAGCTCGGCCTCTCCGCGGCGCGTGGTCGTCCAAGCCTCCACCAGCGAGCTGCTCAAGTGCCTGGGCGAATTCCTCTGCCGCCGGTGTTACCGCCTCAAACACCTGTCGCCCACGGAGCCCATCCTGTGGCTGCGCAGCGTGGACCGctcgctgctgctgcagggctggcaggaCCAGGCCTTCATCACCCCAGTCAACGTGGTCTTCGTCTACCTGCTGTGCCGGGAGGTGATTGATGGGGATTTGGTCTCCAGCGAGCACAACCTGCAGGCGGCGCTGCTCACCTGCCTCTATCTGTCCTACTCCTACATGGGCAACGAGATCTCCTACCCGCTCAAGCCCTTCCTGGTGGAGGCGGCGAAGGACGCCTTCTGGGACCGGTGCCTTCGCATCATCAACGCCATGAGTGGCAAGATGCTCCGGATCAACGCTGACCCCCACTACTTCACCCAGGTCTTCGCCGACCTCAAAAACGAAGGCAGCACCCGCGAGGACTTTGCTCGCGTCCTGGACCGGTGA